From Vicugna pacos chromosome 6, VicPac4, whole genome shotgun sequence, a single genomic window includes:
- the GPHB5 gene encoding glycoprotein hormone beta-5: protein MRLAHLFLGPVALLLLAGCGCVLSTSSENLRTFVGCAVREFTFLAKKPGCRGLRITTDACWGRCETWEKPILEPPYIEAHHSVCTYNETKHVTVKLPNCAPGVDPFYTYPVAVRCDCGACSTATTECETI from the exons ATGAGGCTGGCACACCTCTTCCTTGGCCCCGtggccctcctcctcctggctggctGCGGCTGTGTCCTCAGCACCTCCAGCGAGAATCTGCGTACTTTTGTGGGCTGTGCAGTGAGGGAGTTCACTTTCCTGGCCAAGAAGCCGGGCTGCCGGGGTCTTCGGATCACCACGGACGCCTGCTGGGGCCGCTGTGAAACCTGGGAG AAGCCCATTCTGGAGCCCCCATACATCGAAGCCCATCACAGCGTCTGTACCTACAATGAGACCAAACACGTGACCGTCAAGCTGCCCAACTGTGCCCCCGGGGTCGACCCCTTCTACACCTACCCCGTGGCTGTCCGCTGTGACTGCGGGGCCTGCTCCACGGCCACCACGGAGTGTGAGACCATCTGA